The Lycium barbarum isolate Lr01 chromosome 12, ASM1917538v2, whole genome shotgun sequence genome includes a region encoding these proteins:
- the LOC132624886 gene encoding uncharacterized protein LOC132624886, with protein MVSKIIKRTPTKSIKNRRNLPNHLRRSRKKSPAKNPASVVVASINKSLYTCHRRLIKLFSKFTRIATPKKTPRKQGYQLLGKVFDEPVNGNSLRRSLFDDGNALPPLVSPEKKTIFLDLDETLVHSNPNPPPEKYDFVVRPVIEGHRVEFYVLKRPFLDELLEFLSEKFEVVVFTAGLKEYASLVLDRIDRKGLISHRLYRDSCKEVDGKFVKDLSDTGRDMKRVVIVDDNPNSYLFQPENAIQIRPFTDDLGDGELRKLVEFLSGCVEFEDMRDAVKIYLAAEEEGYTSVEI; from the coding sequence ATGGTGTCCAAAATCATCAAAAGAACTCCAACAAAGTCCATCAAGAACCGTAGAAATCTCCCTAACCATCTTCGCCGTAGCCGGAAGAAATCCCCAGCTAAAAATCCAGCCTCTGTAGTTGTCGCTTCCATTAACAAATCCTTGTACACTTGTCATCGCCGTCTTATTAAACTCTTCTCGAAGTTCACCCGCATTGCTACTCCTAAGAAAACCCCAAGGAAACAAGGGTATCAGCTTCTTGGTAAAGTTTTTGATGAACCTGTAAATGGGAACAGTTTAAGGCGATCACTTTTTGATGACGGAAATGCTCTTCCCCCATTGGTGTCACCTGAGAAAAAGACtatttttcttgatttggatgagaCTTTAGTGCATTCTAACCCAAACCCACCTCCAGAAAAGTATGATTTTGTTGTTAGGCCGGTGATTGAGGGACATAGAGTAGAGTTTTATGTGTTGAAGAGACCATTTTTGGATGAATTGTTGGAGTTTTTGAGTGAGAAGTTTGAGGTTGTTGTGTTTACTGCTGGGCTTAAGGAGTATGCTTCTCTTGTGCTTGATAGAATAGATAGAAAAGGTTTGATTTCGCATCGATTGTATAGGGATTCTTGCAAGGAAGTTGATGGGAAGTTTGTGAAGGACTTGTCTGACACTGGGAGAGATATGAAGAGGGTGGTGATAGTTGATGATAACCCGAACTCTTACCTTTTTCAACCGGAAAATGCTATCCAGATTAGGCCATTTACTGATGATCTTGGTGATGGGGAGCTCAGGAAGCTCGTTGAGTTCCTAAGTGGATGTGTTGAATTTGAAGATATGAGAGATGCTGTGAAGATTTATCTTGCTGCAGAAGAAGAAGGATACACATCAGTGGAAatttaa